One Atribacterota bacterium genomic region harbors:
- a CDS encoding DUF123 domain-containing protein: MACYFLFIRLDRDSEIQVGKKGLYRFRCGFYVYVGRARVRVAVRLRRHLRHKKRKHWHIDFLLEEAKVEGIALFESNEECSLAAFLLQPPRTQHGITGFGSSDCAR, translated from the coding sequence ATGGCCTGTTATTTCCTTTTTATACGACTCGATAGGGATAGCGAGATTCAGGTAGGGAAGAAGGGTCTGTACCGGTTTCGGTGTGGTTTTTATGTGTACGTGGGAAGGGCAAGAGTCAGGGTTGCGGTGCGCCTACGGCGGCATCTCCGTCACAAAAAGCGCAAACACTGGCACATTGATTTTTTGCTTGAAGAGGCTAAAGTAGAAGGAATTGCCCTCTTTGAGAGTAATGAAGAGTGTTCTCTCGCAGCCTTTCTTTTGCAGCCCCCGCGCACTCAGCACGGTATAACCGGCTTCGGTTCTTCCGACTGTGCTCGCC